In the genome of Mytilus edulis chromosome 14, xbMytEdul2.2, whole genome shotgun sequence, the window TTTGGTCTTAGAAGGATTATCATAATAACACTTTTATCGCATCAACTGAAATTCGTGTAAATCAACGAAAACTATATGATATTCAGTATTCGCAATAGAGAGGAGTATATAAAGATGTGTTTATAACTGAAAACAACGTTTATGTTTCTTAAAGTTCTCGTCATGTTAacagaaaaacacatttatcataaaattacAAAGTTTAGGAAAACAAACCAGAAGACCAAATCGTTAATTACTTTTTCggttaaatattattttacaaacgTTAATCAGGGTAACGTGCCCGAATGTAAAGTAAACATACCTGCATGATTGTAGACTACTTGTAACACGCCAAAGACAAACACACAAAACGTAATAGCAAACATACTGAATAGGATGAAAGACTAGAAATCAAACCAAAGCTcgcagatacatgtacatgtatatttacgtGAATGTATCAATTCTGATATCAAATTTCATTTGTTGTGGTTACAGATGTATAACATCGATCTAGTGATGAAGGATTCTTAGAATcatctttgttattcatagctgCTTCACAAAAAGTCGTTTGACAAACGTGTTATTGATATGGTACCAATAatacatattctatttttttttatcaaatcaaacagttttaaaatttgtctTTACTTACAGTTGTACTTTATCATGTTAACGCTGACACACTATGTTACGTTTCACATCTTAAATAGTCGTGCAATTTCatcgatataataaaaaaatatattttgctatAAAATGAGATCTTGCTTCgcgtaattacatttttttaacaagatagtAAGGCTTTGACGCCAAACAAAATAGATTTCAGAAAAAGTACGTTTTCCAATAAACTCTACAACATAGTTTGCTATAAAGTAACCATTTGATTTAACAAAAGTTATTGATTATTCAAAAGGCTCTATTTTTAGTAAATTTGTTAGGTACTACCGGGTAACCTTTCAATATTCTATAGATATGGGGACTTTGAAAGGAAACGAAACTCCAGAAAAGAAGGAACGTGGTCTTTATTTAGAAGTATATCTtgatctttttatattttgtggtGTATTTGTCTGTTctttttttgtcaaagtttgtcAATTCTTTACATTCTAGCACCGTAATATTCTCTTCTTCGTAAAATATAAGCATCCCTCTATTATctaattttcatttgtttgtgttttctctCTTCTATCAAttggttttactttttatcatcTATATTGTGACTATAGtttcaggattataatttagtatgccagacgcgcgtttcgtctgcacaagactcatcattgacgctcatatcaaaatatttataaagccaaacaagcacaaagttgaagagcattgaggatccaaaattcctaaaaattgtgccaaatacggctgagaTAATCTATAACTGggataataaaatccttagttttcgaaaagttaaaagttttataaacaggaaatttataaaaaaatgaccacattattgccTATAACTTGCTATTTCTAGAAACTGATCCAGACCCTTCTGCAGTATCGCCGGTTATGACTTATCAACTTAATGTCATGGGAGTAGTACAACGATTGGCCGTTGTATCTAACATTTATATTCATCTAAGCTTTTTCTTTGCTTCGAGTTTCGCTGTTTCTGAACGTTTAGGttactgttttttttaactttacaaTCGTTTGTGTTTGTACATATTGTTGACTGTTTTCTGCGGGCCTTCTTTTTCTTTTACCTTATGGTATTAACATTAATattgtacaaaaaacaaatgtaCATTAAGGAAGCAATAATTACTTCAACAaatgtacaatacaatatattattcataattacaaaagtaaaaaaaaaccagatccGAATATGTGAATGTAAGTGATTAGAAAAATAAGGAAAATAATGTCACCAAATTTAACTGAGAGCAATATGTTTTAGAagttaaaaaaactaaattttgttaCAGCGAGTTATAAAATCACTATCGACGATGAGTAACACTTTATTTAAGAATGTATAACGATTTCAGAAGTAAATACATAAAGTGTTATCACTTTGTGAGAACATTTGCTTTTTCATCTCTGGGTCAAATAGCTAAACAACCTTGAAAAATAATTATCTTCTGCAGGAAAGTGACGTAATGATTAAATATTCACATGGTTTTGTTAATTGAATATGCCTATATGCCATTTTTCGCTTTATTCCCCGATTTGtgtatcaatattattttacGATGTATATTGTTTAATGGATATTTATATTGTGTTAATCAAAAAAGCTGTATTTCCCACGGAAATATACTATTATTGTGCAATATATAGTTTGCAAATTGTTGAAAATCGGACGTCCACCAAAAATTCTATTAAGACAAAAAAATGCATCAATATAAGTTTATATCTTTTCCCAGCAATCTGTTcaaccttcttttttttattgggtTTGTGTTGATCAGACATAGTTTtcaatgcactttttttttatctgtatgaTTGTTTTTTGCgttgtaagttttttttctcGATATCTGAGTTTCAATTATTAGTTTAGTATCTATTGCCTCTCTTTTGATCACtaatataaacacattttgtagtttttaaaatctttattttgtgCAATTTACATGATGTGTACGATATGGCTCTTTCAATATCCCATCCGTACCAACCAGATAAACTAATTTTATCTCTAGAGATGTACTTGAAAAACAACTATGCTTGCGTACAAGGTGGTTGTTTTCACTTATTCCGTAATCCCGTTTATCCCGTAAATTCTATTTTTATACTGGCGTTTTACAGCTGTTGCACATTAATTCGTCGTCGATTGCTGGTTCAGAAGCGGTACAGGATTCGTCATTTAACACATCTTTTATAGCACACAGATATGGTCTGTTGCATCCTAATGCTGAAACAGAATTAGAGGATACGAAACAATGTACTTTTATATGAACAACGGTAAATGAAAATGTAATAGCCATTTAAATGTTTACCACGGGATGAAGACAGACCAGACATTCAATATGGCAAACCAGTTCCTTTGATTAATAACAGTCATAGTTTGTcggtgaaaataaaataaatatataaccaCTGTATACATagagcattttgttttattaaaacaggCAGCACTAGTTCAGATAGCATTCCTGTTGTTTTAActtgttttgaaaatagaaaaaaaacccacaaaatcAACCTGATAGACATATCAGCATACAAGATCAATCTAAAACGCTAAATAAATAAGTGATCATGACGTAGGTCCAAATATTCTAATATACCATACCGTATAACTTGCTATCGTGTCAAAAATATTCGCAAATCGTAAGATTCACGACTGGTCGTAGGAAGACTTATCGAACAAGTTCCGGGATGTAACAACCAAAATCGGGATTTTCCATCGTAATACCTTAAGTTTATGCTTCACAAACAATCGTACGACTAATCTGACCGtgaattatacatgttatactgaAATATTCATGATTTACGAGTTTCTTTCATTCAAAAGATCTTATTGTGAATGGTCATTCGAACTTTTGAGAATAGAATAATCGTCAAAGTTCAAACATATAAGGGCTACAAATTTATACATCCACAGCTGAACGGGTGCTCAATTAACCTTCATCTGTTTGACAGTACGACGAGGAAAATAGGAAACAACAATTTTTATGACAATAACGAGtaagtattattttaaaaatgtaaatatttgcaCTGCATAATTTAAAGAAATCGGTTCACATATGACAAACTAAAAACATATTATGATGTATAGGTAACTTACGTGCCGAGATCGCtgttaaaaaagatataaattaatttttaaataatgtataacatTGATATCCTTTTCTATTATATAATTACATCCAAGTTGATaataattctaacatgacgtccttcaaaggctttgagtacacacccttggtaaaatatgaatatattgtttgggctgtGTCAATCGTAGTCCcatgtcatatgttttttttatgaatgagatacatGACGTAATAGAACGATGACGttagaatataagcattttaccgGAAAATACACGCTTGCCATAACAAAAATCAACACAACAAGAAAACGTAATCAAACGATGCTAAATGTGGTATAAGccgatgttttttttaaacatataagacattataagtaaattataatttaaattcacCCACAActatctaaatacgttattgtaaaaactttaagcatgtcactaattcagttttttccgttcttttacgccaattcaatagtgcgtttatttatgggaacggcaaatttTTGCCTCCACCTAAAGCTCTTCGATCCAAAACAAtaaccgtatttgtcctattagaatcgaaataattcatgggggcttgaacatatcgtgattttaccacgggttgtccctttatgccgatattttacccctcgctatcgctcagggtaaaatatttgtcataaagggccaacccttgttaaaatcacgatatattccaTCCcgcatgaattatttcttaagtaatCAGGTAagaactgaacataaaaaattgaGCTActaacaaattaatttttaacGTTATTATGTTGTATTTATCGATGGCTGAAgtatattacattgtattattatatgacaatgtttttttttctcactggCTAAAAGCATCGACGatcattttttaataaaacataatattcACTAGCTAATACTAGGAGAGGTAAATATAAGATTTGGAAAAGCGTCCGTGAACTTAACATAAATATTCCGAGGCAACATCAATGATGTAGAATTATGACCAAGTAAAGTCCCGTTATTGTTCTTTCTTGTTATAAGTGGTTTTCTTTGGTAAAATTTATTGAATATTTCCATTTATGAAAAAATAGCAACTGCAAAAGCAGATTATATATTATGTACATAAATAGGGAGCACTTTAAATGTATCTTGAGCAAATGCTAATAAATTTAAAAGGATGAACTGTCATATATACTAGTCAAAAGAAGATACGACACTAAagctaaatttgaaataaaatttatcttaaaatataatgaataggAAAACCATTTTAATTGTCCAATGCAAAACCTTGATTTACAAAGCAAATGCATATGATTAAAACAATCTGAGAAAATTGGAAGGTTTAAATATACCGAGCTATTGATCTAAGGGGTCAAATTTATTTTGCAGAAAAAGGATGACAAATTTCGGCAGTTAATTTTCAAAGTTACGAAATCAATAAAGTATTCGACTATATTGAAAGTCATTCTAAAATTTAAGCAGACCAGGTTtaagtttaaaagttttaagaaCCTATATcgattttggattttttttgggtgaaaatacgatttttgaaataacaaaaattccaaattttCTTTTCGCGTTTATGCCCTTACTCAATTGTTAATCTCGGTACAGTGTATCCAATTTCATTATATAAGGAAAATACCTTGTCTCGTATCGTTTCTGTTAATGGCAATTATACTATAACAATTGTTGACTTTTGATGTCGTCGGTCTCGTCGAATATCATATCTATCATATCTCTATGGTTGATAAATCATTGTGAAAACCTCATCAAATGtcaataattgtaaaatattgtatacatttgtatGGTTACGCATTCAggatatgaaaataatttttaaatagacAATGCAAGGTTCATGTCGTAGCAATTTGTATCATAATGCTGTAAATATCTTGAAAAACAGTAACCTGAGACTTGTCATTTTTTTAGACCCCTTTCTgttgaaaataatgttttgaaatattttgtctgATTGATTTTATCATGCTGTTTGTACTCACTTTGTCTTGCACGCTCATCTGAAAAAggaattatattgttttattcttaCATTTATTTAACTGGCAATTAGGacaatatattattataatgTATACACGATTACTTCATTTCTATTGTGTTGAAAAAAAGACATCCACTCAACTTCAAATTAAACGAAATAATAAAGGTTGCATAAATAAACATTGTCTCCGAACATGTTTTCAAGGAACTTTCATAATACataaacaatcattttaagtaTTTCGGAATTATGATTATTTCGATAAACATGGGAAAAAACACTTGCTTAATAATTACAATTACAAAGTCAATATTACGATGATAGGAAAACAATATCAATTTTCAATACAAGATGTATACAAAAAGAAGAACGGATAAAGTTAGATTTCTTTTAAATGATTGTGTTCCAAAATTTGTACTGCAACAAATAATTGTAATAGGTAATACTTACGACTTTGACCTTTTGCTACGTAATAAAAAAAGAGAACAATAAAACTATGGTAAGTTCGGTATTCTAAATCGACAAATTGTAATTGAGTACGacgatttttttctgtttattataatTGAAGTATTGTTAACCGTATTACGAATAGGGAATAACAATTagtttattaaacaaaattacCAAAAACATTTGGAAAAAGTTGATGATAAACAACAAAACGGTTTTAACGGAAAATGCTGTGAAAACTTTCTTCATATTAATAACGTCCGATCCATAATCTTTTTCTGGTAGTGTTGTGTAGTTTCAAATGAATAGTCTCACCTTTACAGCCATTTCTTATGTTATCCAAATCATCGGACccaaaataaaacactttgtgGCTTGTATCTGTTTTCGACAAACATAATTTGACTATGtatgaaaaccaaaaaaaaaaaaaaaaaaaaacaattataaagtaAAGTATATTTACCGACTAAAATGTATGGTGAATATCTTCCTGAACAAACTTCACAAATGGATGGTTCATGAGAATATGTATCTGAAAGCAATTTATAAAGAAGTTTAAAATTATTGCTGGTGTAAATTTGTTTGTAATTATCTTTTcccaaataatgaaaaaaaaaaaatgaaatacaagtaAACGAATTGTTTTGTTTGAGTTTTTATCGTTAGGTTTTGTACGATACAATAGCAGACTTGTTACCTTAAATTATATTTAAGAGAGTATAACAAAAGTTTTGATAATTTAGTTAAATACAAACTTGATTTAGTAATTTCGTATTTGATCGATAAATATTCTTTCGAAATTTCTCGGATCATATTTAAATACATAAAACACATTGTTAAACGTAAGTTCTATCTCTTTCAGGTTCCGTTGACCTTTTAATCAAGTATTATTTTCAGTTCTGTGTATGTAATATCAGCAAGACATGCCTTTGCACTTTAGTGAATACTAAGTTTTGTTTAATCCAAAAATGTCCTGTCTACAATTTCTTCAGTTGCCCAGGATGAGGTTTACATTAAAAAGTTCGTcacatatttgttaaaaaaagtgtgATTGCTAGCATGTTATCtgtaaaaatttatcaaaatactaAGCGTCTCTGATGCGTCTTATGTAGACCAAACGCGCGCCTGGTGTGTTAAGTCATAAGCCTCTGATAACTATTATCTCTTAAGGCATCGCATGAACCGCCTGGCTGATTCTCAATATGTTCATTATGGCAGAACTGGTTTTACTTGACTCGTTGCCATATAACGGTTGATATCTTACTGACATCCTTTTATATaatttggagtttggtattttggttatgcttttttttttatcgatgttcaaatatTGTAAATTGATGACGACAAACAAATCCTGCTATACATATATCATAatattactcacttgcttttgtAGCATAGACAAGGGATATTTTGGCTGTACTTTTATCAACAATATATTTCATGCAAGTGTATGTATTTCCCGAtctgtaaaacacaaaaaaaagaacAACTTTAACCATtcaatacatttgttttattaaaagaaaCAGAACCAGTCAATATATTGTTAAGATTTGAGACAGATTAATTAATCCGTAACTGTGACTAAAaatatgtagtttgaaaaattgAGCTGTAAGTGTTTTCGCTATTGACCTACTTGACATGTTCGTCAAATTTTGATCCTTGGGTTCA includes:
- the LOC139502872 gene encoding uncharacterized protein isoform X2, yielding MVRTITSILLLFVCFVAASAICNYPCFRFDVGTWVNDKDTFVFSCSNMSMLTVNGVDEKMCFERRGPFLVSRSGNTYTCMKYIVDKSTAKISLVYATKANTYSHEPSICEVCSGRYSPYILVAKGQSHERARQTLGCNRPYLCAIKDVLNDESCTASEPAIDDELMCNSCKTPV
- the LOC139502872 gene encoding uncharacterized protein isoform X1; this encodes MVRTITSILLLFVCFVAASAICNYPCFRFDVGTWVNDKDTFVFSCSNMSMLTVNGVDEKMCFERRGPFLVSRSGNTYTCMKYIVDKSTAKISLVYATKANTYSHEPSICEVCSGRYSPYILVAKGQSHERARQTISAPLGCNRPYLCAIKDVLNDESCTASEPAIDDELMCNSCKTPV